TCAATACGGTATCCGTAGCATTCCCACATTAATGATTTTTAAAGGCGGGCAGAAAGTGGATATGGTAGTCGGTGCTGTGCCTAAAACTACATTAGCTACTACTTTGGAAAAGTATCTTTAAAATTCAATCGGCAATAACATTCTCTTGAGTTGTCCACCTGTTCTAGCGTTAGGTTAATATTTGTAACCAAGTTTGAGAGGCGCTAAATTTGCGTCTCCATAAAACTTTTACGTTTATTGAAAATAGAAGCTCACGCCAGATATTCCACTCTGAATAAGCACAGGTTGACGACTGCATTTGTCGCCAGCGCCTTGGTTAATTATCGACTAAAGGTGCTTTTTCTTGTCATAAATTAGTCAGTAGTTAAACTATCGATTAAGAACTATTGACTACGCCAAACGGCTGATAAAGTACAACTAAATTTAGTTAAAATATAGTGCCATTGTTGCGGCAGTTCTCATGACCTCATCTGCGTCGTTTGACACATTAGAGTATCTTCAAGCCGATATCGCTGATTTAATCGAGCGTTTACCAACGTTAAAAAATCGGCAGTTTATCAAGCAAGTACTTGATACAATACTTCGTTTGGCCGATAGTGAAATTGAGCGTCTTGATTGGAAGATATTGTCGGCCGCTTTAGCAGATATGGAAAAGGGTTTCCAGCTTTTTTATGCTTACCGACACGTTCGTAAAGTCACTATTTTTGGTTCTGCTCGCCTAGCGCCAGACACACCAGAATATCAGATGGCGCTTGAGTTTGGTCGCGCTGTTTCTCAACTGGGATTCATGGTAATGACAGGCGGTGGTGGCGGCATTATGCAGGCAGGTCACGAAGGTGCTGGACGAGAAAATTCTTTTGGCTTAAACATTCAGTTACCATTTGAACAGCAAGCTAACCCGATTATTGAAGGTGATCCTAAGCTAATTCACTTTAAGTATTTCTTTACCCGTAAGCTATTTCTGCTCAAAGAAAGTGATGCTGTCGCTTTGTTTCCTGGTGGCTTTGGTACTCAAGACGAAGCTTTTGAATGCATGACATTGAGCCAAACTGGTAAATTCGGGCCCGTACCTCTAGTTTTAATTGACCGCCCTGGTGGTGATTACTGGCAGTCTTGGAGCGAATATATTGATAAGCAACTAGTGCAAAATGGTCTTGTGAGTCCCGAAGACCCTAGTCTTTATACAGTAACTGACAACCTAGATGTCGCCTGCGATGCCATTACCCGTTTTTATCAGGTTTATCACTCCTGTCGTTATGTGGGCGAGAAGTTAGTCATTCGGCTGAAGACAGATGTATCAGATGCGCTTGTAGACCAACTAAATGCTGAGTTCAATCAGATTCTTGTGAAAGGACGGATTGAAAAAAGTCAAGCATTGCCTCAAGAAGCGCAAGACGAAACAATGGAACTACCTCGTCTAGTTTTATACTTCAATCAGCGCGATTTAGGACGCTTGTATCAGATGATTGCGGCTATTAACCAGATGGGTAATCCTTCACCAGAAGATGCGGCACATCCAGAAAGAAAATAGGCATTGAGGGTGGCAAACTCCACCCTTTATTTTTATTCTCCTGAAAAAAATTGTTTTGACAAAAAATAAGCCACATCAGGGGCAGAAAATTGCAATTAGGCTAAAGTTTAATGCTTAGCGATCGCACCTTGTTTACTAAGCTTAAGAAGCTATTTATAAACATAATATTAAATAATAGCGCCGCGTAGCTGAAATGGTAGATTATATTTTTTCCTGGGATAAGTGTCTTGCCTTTACCTTTTAAGCAGGTAAGATACCTGCACCATAGTATTTGCTATTTTGCAATACTATAACCTTAATATTTACTTTATAAATGCTCTGTTCTCGCGGAGTTTTTATAGTGAAATTACTGGAAAAACTTGTATATGTTAAAAAATTATTATTCTGCCTAGCTATTATTAGTTGATTCTCTCTAGTTGTCTCGCTCCTAAGTATAGAATCAGTTTTGACCTATAACAAAAATATCAGATGGTTCAAAGATTCCTGCTCTCTATTCCTGGGATATTTACGATTCATTTCTAGCCAGAAATTTTTTAACGGATTACCACGTACATTTAGACACAATAACAAACGAAAGTTTCTCTTCCTCTGCGACCAATGCTAGATTTTCAAGTAAAAAATAATTTATAGCATTGTCTTAGTCAAAGATTTTCTATTTTCTTATATCTAGAGTCATAATTAATCAGCAACTTTGTCTGGTAGAAGTGTAACGAAACAATGTTATCTCCGCTACTAGTAGACGAAAAATCCACGAGTTTTCATGACTCAATGCTGATTCTCATGAAAAAGCTTGTATATTAGCACAGGAAACAACTAAGCACATCCGAAGAGAGGTATAAAGTATGCTGGAACTATTGGGTTCAGGTTTGATGTCGCTTTGGCTAGAAATGGCTGGTGTACAAATCAAGCCATTGGATGCTTTAAATGCACTGGCTTGGCAAAGTAGCCCTAGTCTGGTTCTAGCCCCTGATCCCAATCCAACTGGGGCTACTACAGTACAGGCATATTTAAAGTGGCTAATAACATCGAAACTGGTAGCACAGAACCTAACGCAGAGTCAGGGAATTTGGATGCAGTCTGGGCCCATGCTGATGGCCAATCATCAAGGTACAACACCTCTACCTGCTGCCTCTTTGACCAAAATTGCTACTTCACTTGTTGCTTTAAAAACATGGGGGCCAGACCACCAATTTGAGACGTTGGTAAGTGCTACAGGGCCAGTGGTAAATGGGGTTTTACAGGGCGATTTGGTAATGAATGGCGGTGGCGATCCTTTGTTTGTTTGGGAAGAAGCGATCGCTCTTGGTAATACCCTTAACAAGATGGGTATTAAGCAAGTAAAGGGAAATTTAGTAATTACTGGCAATTTTGCCATGAATTTTCAACGTCATCCTTTACTTGCGGGTCAAATGCTCAAGCAATCGCTGAATTACAAGACTTGGACTCGCCCCGCTAATTACATCTACTCGATTATGCCCAAAGGCACACCCAAGCCTCAAGTCGTAATTGCCGGTACTATCAAATTTGCAGCCCAGCCAAACCCTCAACAAACTTTGCTGCTGCGTCACCATTCTTTACCCTTGCAGCAACTGATCAAGGAAATGAATGTTTTCAGTAATAATGACATGGCACAGATGCTGGCAGACTCAGTGGGAGGCGCAACTGTAGTGCAATCAACAGCTGCCAACCTTGCAAGAGTCCCACAAACAGAAATTCAGCTAATAAATGGTTCTGGATTAGGGCCAGAAAATCGCATTTCCCCCAGAGCTGTTTGTGCAATGTTCATGGCTATTCAACGAGAAGCAGCTAACCATCAGTTGACATTGGCTGACTTATTTCCCATGTCTGGGTTCGATCACCGAGGAACACTACACGCTAGACACATCCCTGCTGCTACTGTAATTAAAACTGGTACTCTTCGTGATGTTAGTGCTTTAGCTGGAGTTATGCCCACACGCGATCGCGGTTTGGTCTGGTTTGCGATTATCAACCGGGGTACAAATGTATCCGGCTTCCGTAGTGGACAAGACAAATTACTGCAAAGTCTTGTACAACAGTTGCAAGTAGCCTCATCTGTTCCTGCTGATCTTACTCCCCACTCAGCCATTAACTCAGTACCCCAATTAGGTACAGCTAATCGTAATGAAATTTTGTACAGAAGTTAGTTATTTGTCATTGGTCATTTGTCATTGGTTAATTAAGTGAATATGACTAAATAATCATGCCCAATCCCCAATCCCTAGTACCCAATCCCCAATAACTATTGACCCTTAACTTTTTCTTGGGGAATAATTTCCGTTACTACCCTACTGCCAGAACTGCCACCTTTGACAACAATATTTTCTGTTTGCAGATTACCAACAGCTGTTTCACCCGTAAAATTTACTGGGGGATCAGCTTGCCGATAAACTACATTTCCTTGGGCTTCAACTAACTTATTATCTAGATACCAAGTCAGTTTATTAGATTTCAAAGCTTGGCGACGTTGCCCAATTGCATTAACATTACCTGTTAAATAAACCGTTTTTTGGGGGATTCTCATTTCTCCCTGATTGGCAGTCACCGTAAGATTTTCGGCACGGTGGAATACACGTACAGGCGCATTTGTAGTAACAATTTCTGTTTGCATATT
This region of Nostoc sp. UHCC 0302 genomic DNA includes:
- a CDS encoding LOG family protein, whose amino-acid sequence is MTSSASFDTLEYLQADIADLIERLPTLKNRQFIKQVLDTILRLADSEIERLDWKILSAALADMEKGFQLFYAYRHVRKVTIFGSARLAPDTPEYQMALEFGRAVSQLGFMVMTGGGGGIMQAGHEGAGRENSFGLNIQLPFEQQANPIIEGDPKLIHFKYFFTRKLFLLKESDAVALFPGGFGTQDEAFECMTLSQTGKFGPVPLVLIDRPGGDYWQSWSEYIDKQLVQNGLVSPEDPSLYTVTDNLDVACDAITRFYQVYHSCRYVGEKLVIRLKTDVSDALVDQLNAEFNQILVKGRIEKSQALPQEAQDETMELPRLVLYFNQRDLGRLYQMIAAINQMGNPSPEDAAHPERK
- a CDS encoding D-alanyl-D-alanine carboxypeptidase yields the protein MLELLGSGLMSLWLEMAGVQIKPLDALNALAWQSSPSLVLAPDPNPTGATTVQAYLKWLITSKLVAQNLTQSQGIWMQSGPMLMANHQGTTPLPAASLTKIATSLVALKTWGPDHQFETLVSATGPVVNGVLQGDLVMNGGGDPLFVWEEAIALGNTLNKMGIKQVKGNLVITGNFAMNFQRHPLLAGQMLKQSLNYKTWTRPANYIYSIMPKGTPKPQVVIAGTIKFAAQPNPQQTLLLRHHSLPLQQLIKEMNVFSNNDMAQMLADSVGGATVVQSTAANLARVPQTEIQLINGSGLGPENRISPRAVCAMFMAIQREAANHQLTLADLFPMSGFDHRGTLHARHIPAATVIKTGTLRDVSALAGVMPTRDRGLVWFAIINRGTNVSGFRSGQDKLLQSLVQQLQVASSVPADLTPHSAINSVPQLGTANRNEILYRS